In the Bacillus shivajii genome, one interval contains:
- a CDS encoding response regulator produces the protein MIKVMLVDDHGVLRDGLKNIIDLEDDLMVINESESGEAALQSLKAKEISPDLIVLDINLPSKNGVEVTKELKKYYPSIKILILTMHSHKEYFMAAIREGADGYLLKDAPSEQVVEAIRTVMRGESVIHPVMTKKLLNFHHENQGTEEKSELTEREKEVLVCLVEGLSNKEIGEKLFISEKTVKIHVSKIFRKLNVKSRSQAVIHAVQKKLVTLP, from the coding sequence ATGATTAAAGTGATGTTAGTCGATGATCACGGTGTGCTCCGAGACGGGTTAAAAAATATTATTGATTTAGAAGATGATTTAATGGTCATTAATGAAAGCGAGTCTGGTGAAGCTGCGTTACAGTCACTAAAAGCAAAAGAGATAAGCCCTGATCTGATCGTATTAGATATTAACTTACCGAGTAAAAATGGGGTAGAGGTTACAAAAGAGCTAAAAAAGTACTATCCTTCAATAAAAATCCTTATTCTAACAATGCATAGTCATAAAGAGTATTTTATGGCAGCTATTAGAGAGGGGGCTGATGGTTATCTATTAAAAGATGCCCCATCAGAGCAAGTTGTAGAAGCGATTCGTACCGTAATGCGCGGGGAATCGGTTATTCATCCAGTGATGACGAAGAAATTATTAAACTTCCATCACGAAAATCAAGGTACGGAAGAAAAGTCTGAGCTTACTGAGCGCGAAAAGGAAGTTTTAGTCTGTTTAGTTGAAGGTTTAAGCAATAAAGAGATTGGAGAAAAATTATTTATTAGTGAAAAGACAGTGAAAATTCACGTCAGTAAAATCTTTCGTAAGTTAAATGTCAAAAGCCGCTCCCAAGCAGTTATTCACGCTGTGCAAAAAAAGCTAGTCACACTCCCATAA
- a CDS encoding GAF domain-containing sensor histidine kinase, giving the protein MHAITKEKQANIFMTVVSIFGWLFVLSQFFFIEGIEYFSILAILLIFLFFTERYPLPVWKGHSSLSFPIIFSIDLVYGLPILTVAYAFIVLLVNIVQKRPIRILFFNPAQLVISFACAKGISSFLFSFTDQFQYSFIFLSMEIGVFIILYFIINNLLVDVVLWLRPQPYSFSLWKQKMTSELFNACFSFMYTFLMLFLGSQERSHLDIFATFFFFSPLVGVSLLSSSVVKLKREKQRLKTLFSFTQQLNQSLPSKNWLLHLAEDLSELLHYQGAMILSKESGEWKIEFADGLISVENIVEVEENECFHELTLIHNRTKEVSPLDPYFYDTIKAMIYAPLKLDGEIIGVIAVGRTRTHSFTDEDVQSVATIANQLAVAIKTRTLINEKEEKKVLEERNRIAREIHDGVAQTLAAAVMNLETAQKKYYRNQEGSFFLVSDSLSELRHSLTEIRESIYALRPKPTEYVGLEQAIRKRCEILKKQQPFKVNFEVRGSPYVLPSSVEKMMFETFQESIQNTIKHAKPSNVVVLLSYQKKHVLLKMKDDGIGFSLYDAIVKAQSNAHFGLISMNDEAEKMDASLQIDSKEREGTEITLTIPIEKIEKEDEDD; this is encoded by the coding sequence ATGCATGCTATCACAAAAGAAAAACAAGCAAATATATTTATGACAGTAGTATCAATTTTTGGATGGCTCTTTGTTCTTTCTCAATTCTTTTTTATAGAAGGAATTGAGTATTTTTCTATATTGGCAATTCTACTTATCTTTTTGTTTTTTACAGAGCGGTACCCATTGCCTGTATGGAAAGGACATTCTTCGTTAAGCTTTCCAATCATCTTTTCAATTGATCTTGTTTACGGACTACCAATATTGACAGTGGCATATGCTTTTATTGTACTACTAGTTAACATTGTACAAAAGCGACCTATAAGAATTTTATTTTTCAATCCAGCCCAGCTTGTAATTAGCTTTGCATGCGCAAAAGGAATTTCTTCATTTCTTTTTTCATTTACGGATCAATTTCAGTATAGTTTCATTTTTTTATCAATGGAAATTGGTGTATTTATTATTCTTTATTTCATTATTAACAATTTGTTAGTTGATGTAGTTTTATGGCTCCGTCCTCAGCCATACAGTTTCTCTCTTTGGAAACAAAAAATGACGTCTGAGCTTTTTAATGCATGTTTCTCTTTTATGTACACATTCCTGATGTTGTTTTTAGGAAGTCAGGAAAGATCCCATTTAGATATTTTTGCTACCTTCTTTTTCTTTTCGCCGTTAGTAGGAGTATCTTTATTATCTTCTAGTGTTGTGAAGTTAAAAAGAGAAAAGCAACGGTTAAAAACATTGTTTAGCTTTACACAACAGTTAAATCAGTCACTTCCATCCAAAAACTGGTTGCTACATTTAGCTGAAGATTTAAGTGAGTTACTGCATTACCAAGGAGCTATGATTTTGAGTAAGGAATCAGGAGAGTGGAAAATTGAATTTGCTGATGGATTAATAAGTGTGGAAAACATTGTAGAGGTTGAGGAGAATGAATGTTTTCACGAGCTGACATTAATTCATAATCGTACGAAGGAAGTAAGTCCTCTAGATCCTTATTTTTATGACACGATAAAAGCGATGATATACGCCCCTTTAAAGTTAGATGGGGAAATAATTGGTGTTATTGCAGTAGGAAGAACAAGAACACATAGCTTCACAGATGAAGATGTACAGTCAGTCGCAACGATCGCAAACCAACTAGCTGTTGCGATTAAAACAAGGACACTTATTAATGAAAAAGAAGAGAAAAAGGTGCTTGAAGAACGCAATCGAATCGCCCGTGAAATTCATGATGGTGTTGCGCAAACGTTAGCCGCGGCCGTCATGAACTTAGAAACAGCGCAAAAAAAGTACTATAGGAATCAAGAAGGCTCATTTTTCCTGGTCAGCGATAGTTTATCAGAATTGCGTCATAGTTTAACGGAAATTCGAGAATCGATTTATGCACTTAGACCGAAACCAACTGAATATGTCGGACTTGAACAAGCGATTAGAAAACGATGTGAAATATTAAAGAAACAACAACCTTTTAAAGTGAATTTTGAAGTAAGAGGTAGTCCTTACGTTTTACCATCAAGTGTGGAAAAAATGATGTTTGAGACTTTTCAAGAAAGTATTCAAAATACGATTAAGCACGCTAAGCCATCGAACGTTGTTGTTTTATTAAGTTACCAGAAAAAACATGTTTTATTAAAAATGAAAGACGATGGTATAGGTTTTTCTTTATATGATGCAATTGTAAAAGCTCAAAGCAATGCACATTTCGGGCTTATTAGTATGAATGACGAAGCAGAGAAAATGGATGCTTCTTTACAAATTGATAGTAAAGAGAGGGAGGGGACTGAGATTACGTTGACGATCCCTATTGAAAAAATAGAAAAGGAGGATGAAGATGATTAA